The Porphyromonas pogonae genome segment CTATAAATACTTATTATTAATACCCTGAAGTTTTGTTTATGAAAAAAAGTATTCTTTTTTGCTTACTGATTGCATCAGCTCTATTCATCGCCTGCACATCGGGATGCCGTAAGGACGAGCCTTATCAAACTAAACAGTTTACCATAGCATCACTAAAACTAATTCTTCATTTCAACGAGGGTGTTACAGATCTTTATTACGTCAAGTATGATCATTCTGACCATTGGAATGCCCTCCCTTACAGTATACAAGGATTTCACAAAAAGACTCGAACGTTCCAGGAAAAATGCAGCTCTATCATGAGCTTACCTTCATCATGAGGCTGTCAAGTAATATGCGCTAAAGGCTGTAATGGGGGAGTTTAATAAAATATTTTTACGGATTGAGCATGCTATGATTATAGCAAATCTCGTTTGGTCGAGCTCCTCCATCATACTATTGTAAATAGTTATTTTAGGTTTATCGATAATATATATTTTGAAACAGGATATTTGAGGTTCGGGGCTACACTTACAAAACCCAAAAAGGTTTGTCGTAAACATATCAGGATTGATATTAGTGGTACTGACCATATTATATAAGGGTATGGCGTTTGATTAGATTTAATTGATATTTTATTCTGATGCCTCGTTGGGCATAAAGAGAAAGGGAGTTGCATGAGGCAACTCCCTTTCTTTGTTTGTAAGCGTTATTACTATTTCACTTCACTACCGGGAGCGACATGCCCTTGAGGCATGATGACTTTCAATGATCCGTCAGCACTTTCTGCTGAAAGGATCATCCCGTTTGATTCTATTCCTTTGAGCTTGCGAGGCGGTAGGTTGGCTATAAAGCATACTTGTTTGCCTACCAAGTCTTCAGGGTTATAATGTTTGGCAATGCCGGATACGATAGTGCGACCGCCAAGACCATCATCGATTTTGAACTGTAGCAGTTTGTCGGCTTTGGGCACTTTGCTACACTCGAGTACGGTACCTACACGGATGTCTAACTTGAGGAACTGATCAAACTCAATATCCTCTGCTATGGGGTTGGCTTTGTGAGCTGCCAGCTCATTAGCTGCCTTTGTATCTTGCAATTTCTTTATTTGTGCCTCTATCACCTCATCTTCTATCTTCTCGAAGAGGAGCTCGGCATCGCCCAGTCGGTGTCCTGCAGGAAGTAAATCCACAGCACCCAGACGCTCCCATCCGAAAGGCTCCATGTTGAGCATCTTGAGCAACTTATCTGAACTAAAGGGCAAGAACGGCTCGAAAGCAATAGCCAGATTGGCGGTAATCTGCAATGCTACATTCATGATAGTAGCCACACGATCCATATCCGTCTTGGCAAGCTTCCATGGCTCTGTGTCTGCGAGGTATTTGTTACCGATGCGAGCCAAGTTCATGGCCTCTTTGAGCGCCTCGCGGAAGTGGAATTCGTCCAGGTTATGCTCCAGTACTTTTTTGATTTCTTTGAAGTCTTGGATGGTGGCACGGTCGTAATCGGACAGTTCTCCACAAGCGGGCACTTGGTTGTCGAAATATTTAGCTGTGAGCACCAAGGCGCGATTGACAAAGTTGCCCAGTACTGCTACCAATTCGTTGTTGTTGCGTGCCTGAAAGTCTTTCCATGTAAAATCATTGTCCTTAGTCTCAGGAGCATTAGCCGTAAGCACATATCTCAAGACGTCCTGTTTGCCGGGGAAGTCTTCCAGATACTCATGTAGCCACACAGCCCAGTTGCGACTGGTGGAGATCTTATCTCCTTCAAGATTAAGAAACTCATTGGAGGGTACATTGTCCGGTAAAATAAATGAGCCCTCTGCTTTGAGCATTGCCGGGAATACGATACAATGGAATACGATATTGTCCTTACCGATAAAATGTACTAAGCGTGTTTCAGGATCCTTCCACCAAGTCTCCCACGTATCGGGCAGTAACTCTTTGGTATTTGAGATGTATCCTATAGGGGCATCGAACCATACGTACAGCACTTTGCCCTCTGCGCCTTCTACCGGCACAGGTATACCCCAGTCGAGGTCACGACTTACTGCACGCGGCTGCAAGCCCATGTCGAGCCAGCTTTTGCATTGTCCATACACGTTGCTGCGCCACTCTTTGTGCTCGTCCAGAATCCAGTGACGGAGAAAGGGCTCATGCTTGTCAAGGGGCAGGTACCAGTGCTTGGTATCACGCATGACAGGTATGCTGCCGCTGACGGCAGACTTGGGATTGATGAGGTCTGTAGCATTGAGCGACGTACCGCAAGCTTCGCACTGGTCGCCATACGCCTTCTCGTTACCGCAGTGAGGACAAGTGCCGGTGATATAGCGATCCGCAAGGAATTGATTGGCTTCTTCATCATAATATTGACGGCTGGTCTGCTCGATAAACTCACCCTTATCATAGAGAGTACGGAAAAAGTTGCTTGCCATCTCATGATGTGTGGGGCTGGAGGTACGGCTGTAAATATCGAAGGTGATGCCAAACTCTTCAAACGATTTTTTGATAAGGAAGTGATAGCGATCCACTACATCTTGTGGTGTAGTACCCTCTTTTTTTGCTTTCAGGGCGATGGGTACGCCGTGTTCGTCTGATCCTCCTATCATGATTACATCATCTCCCTTGAGCCTCAGATACCTGGTATAGATATCTCCGGGAACATACACTCCTGCCAAGTGCCCAATGTGTACGGGGCCGTTGGCATAAGGCAAAGCTGTGGTGACAAGTGTGCGTTTGAACTTCTTTTCCATCAATTAAATAAATTTATTTGGCACAAAGGTAATGATTTGTCATTTATTGTAAGGCGGTCAACAGCCTCAATATGAAGTGAAAGATAAATTGGTGCTTTTTTGCGCATCATACAGTATGCGACGGTTCGTAAGAAAAATCTTGTACTCATCTAAAATAAAAGCAAAGGAAATGTAGCCTAAAATACAATACTTTAGGGGCTATAAGCTACAGTACATAAAATGGATGTGTTATAGAGTTGTCAGGAAGATCTAATTTGCTTACCTTTGCAACTGTTTTAATAAACAGATGTAATAATTAATATGGACGACTCAATCCCCCCGAGTAAGCAATCCGTGGCATTGCCTATCATAGCACACAAATCAGTTATCATCTCCATTTAATTATTCAGGAGGTTTTGTCTCACTTGTGTTCTCCCCGGGCAACCACAATAAAGTTTTTAGGAGATTTACCAAGTATGACAACTTTCATTGAAATGGAAGCCGGGCTCAAAATCCTGCCTGCTTTCGCAAATCGTTGCTGGGTCAATGTAGAATGCCCCGACGAAGACGACTTCAACTTCCTTACACAAGAACTTAATATCCCTGAAGAATTTCTGTCGGACATTGCAGACTTGGATGAGCGCCCGCGTACCGAGCACGAAGGTGACTGGCAGCTTACCATACTGCGTATCCCGGTAGAGAGTAATATTCAGGGAGCTCCTTACACTACTGTACCTATAGGTATCATTACCAATGAACGGGCTACGGTATCCGTTTGCTATAAAAAATCGCAGATGCTGCCCGACTTTATCAATCATATTCGTCGCAAGAGTATCAACTTCGAATCACAATCCGATTTTATCACTCGTCTCATCTATTCCTCAGCAGTTTGGTTTCTGAAATATCTCAAGATTATATATCTCGAAGTAACCACCGCAGAGAAAGCCCTCGAAAGCAGTATACGTAATGAAGACTTGCTACGCATCATGAGGTTGCAGAAATCACTGGTATACTTCAGCACCTCTATACGAGGCAATGAGGCTATGCTGGGAAGACTGCGTACGGTGAATAAAGCCCAAATAGTGGATCCCGAGCTGATAGAAGATGTGGTGATAGAGCTGAGACAGGCATATAATACGGTAAACATCTACAGCGATATCGTTACGGGTACAATGGATGCCTTTGCCAGTATCATATCCAACAATGTGAATACGATCATGAAACGTATGACTAGCTTGTCCATTGTACTCATGGTACCTACACTGATAGCGAGCTTCTACGGCATGAACGTGGATATCCATATAGGTAAAATACCTTATGCATTTGTGGGTATTGTACTCTTTTCTCTTCTACTCTCGGTATTGGCTTTTTATATTTTCAGAAAAATCAAATGGTTCTAATTTCGGTGAGGATATAAACAGTTTATTATTGGGCGCTGTTATAAAAAACAAGGAGTACTTAAAAAATAACACTAATCACAAATCGGAATTATATGGCAAAGTTCATACAAGAGTTTAAAGAATTTGCTCTCAAGGGCAATGTAATGGACATGGCTGTGGGTATCATTATTGGAGGTGCATTCGGTAAGATTGTATCTTCTATGGTCAATGATATACTGATGCCACCGCTGGGACTACTTATCGGAAATACATTTGCCGATAAGAAAACAATCCTTCACCCTGCTGTTATGGATCCTGCTACAGGAGAAGTTACCAAGGAAGCAATTACTCTCAACTGGGGTATGTTTATCCAGAATACCGTTGATTTCCTAATCATAGCTTTTGTGATATTCTTGATGATCAAAGGCATCAACAGCCTCAGAAAGAAACAGCCTGAGCCCGTGGCAGAAGCTCCCGCAGATCCTGTGGATATACAATTGCTCAAAGAAATCCGTGACGAGCTGAAGAAATCAAATCAGCAGTAAACGGTGATTATCATCTCCGAGTTGTTTCGGAGTATTGTCATCGAGCTTTTCGATGATAATTTTACAAATCAAGACTATCAGCGCATTTTGCCGGGTGTCACAGTATACCTCAAAGCAATTGCGTTGATAGTTTTCTTATTATACAGCAGATCATGAGACACAGCTCCCGGATACTTTGCACCTCATACGAGACCGTTGCATAGCAGGCCAATTGCTTCGTTGCTTGCGAGATTCTCGCTTGGTCATTTACCTGAAGTAAACTCCCTGTGCACTCACTCTTAGCGCCTTGCACTTTACCTTCTCTGCCCGGTCAAAGTGTCTTTTGTCGGCTTTGCCTCCAAAATCCACGAGACTGTTGACTTTTGCAACAGTCTCCATACAGAGACCAAACCGCAAGATAAGCAATGAGCTGTATGTGAAAATGACTATATTTGTATATTATCAATTGAAGATGGAAAATCCTTTTGACATTCGTAACGAACAGTTGAGCTCCCAAGGAGAGAAAGAGATAGAAAACGTATTGCGCCCGCTGAGCTTCGAAAGCTTTAGCGGACAAGATAAAGTGGTCGAAAACCTGGGGATCTTTGTGCAAGCAGCCAAGCTCCGTGGCGAATCACTCGACCATGTACTTTTGCATGGTCCTCCGGGGTTAGGTAAAACTACCTTGTCTAATATTATAGCTTACGAACTGGGTGTGGGTATGAAGATCACATCCGGCCCTGTATTGGACAAGCCGGGAGATTTGGCGGGGCTGCTTACGTCACTTGAGCCCAATGATGTCCTTTTTATCGACGAAATACACCGACTAAGTCCCGTGGTGGAAGAGTATCTTTACTCTGCCATGGAAGATTATCGCATAGATATTATGCTGGACAAAGGTCCCAGCGCACGATCCATACAGATAGACCTCAGCCCGTTTACATTGGTAGGAGCCACTACGCGTAGCGGATTACTCACAGCCCCGTTGCGAGCCCGTTTTGGCATCAATTTGCACTTGGAGTACTACGATGCTATCACGATAAAGAAGATTATATTGCGGTCGGCCTCAATTCTGGATGTTTTCTGTGCTGATGATGCGGCGGCAGAAATCGCAAGTAGGAGCCGGGGTACTCCACGTATTGCCAATTCCCTTTTGAGACGAGTAAGAGACTTTGCACAAGTCAAAGGTAACGGAGCTATAGATAAACCCATTGCATGTTACGCCTTGGAAGCTCTCAATATTGACCGCTACGGACTGGATCAGATAGATAATAAATTGCTCACAACCATCATAGATAAGTTTGGCGGAGGCCCTGTAGGGCTCACCACTATAGCTACAGCTTTGGGGGAAGATCCCGGTACCATAGAAGAGGTGTACGAGCCTTTCCTTATCAAAGAGGGTTTTATCAAGCGTACTCCTCGCGGACGCGAAGTAACAGAGCTTGCCTATAAGCATTTGGGAAGATCTATGCACCCATCTCAACCCACATTTTTTGATGAAATATAAAGGTTTTTCAACGGATCTGAGATGGTATCATGAGAATCAAGGAGGAAAATGCTTGGATATAATTTAAATTAAAAGTCTTTTATGGCTTCGACGATAAAGAGTTTGATGAAAGATACTGCCATATACGGATTGAGCAGTATTTTAGGACGTTTCCTCAATTGGATGTTGGTCCCTTTGCATGTTAGAGCCGTCAGTTCTACCGGTGAATATGGTATTATAAGCAATCTTTATGCATGGACTGCCATGGTGATGATAATCCTTATTTTTGGCTTGGAAACGGGTCTTTTCCGATACATCAACCAAAGCAAAGAGCCCAATAAAGTATACACCACCACTCTA includes the following:
- the metG gene encoding methionine--tRNA ligase, encoding MEKKFKRTLVTTALPYANGPVHIGHLAGVYVPGDIYTRYLRLKGDDVIMIGGSDEHGVPIALKAKKEGTTPQDVVDRYHFLIKKSFEEFGITFDIYSRTSSPTHHEMASNFFRTLYDKGEFIEQTSRQYYDEEANQFLADRYITGTCPHCGNEKAYGDQCEACGTSLNATDLINPKSAVSGSIPVMRDTKHWYLPLDKHEPFLRHWILDEHKEWRSNVYGQCKSWLDMGLQPRAVSRDLDWGIPVPVEGAEGKVLYVWFDAPIGYISNTKELLPDTWETWWKDPETRLVHFIGKDNIVFHCIVFPAMLKAEGSFILPDNVPSNEFLNLEGDKISTSRNWAVWLHEYLEDFPGKQDVLRYVLTANAPETKDNDFTWKDFQARNNNELVAVLGNFVNRALVLTAKYFDNQVPACGELSDYDRATIQDFKEIKKVLEHNLDEFHFREALKEAMNLARIGNKYLADTEPWKLAKTDMDRVATIMNVALQITANLAIAFEPFLPFSSDKLLKMLNMEPFGWERLGAVDLLPAGHRLGDAELLFEKIEDEVIEAQIKKLQDTKAANELAAHKANPIAEDIEFDQFLKLDIRVGTVLECSKVPKADKLLQFKIDDGLGGRTIVSGIAKHYNPEDLVGKQVCFIANLPPRKLKGIESNGMILSAESADGSLKVIMPQGHVAPGSEVK
- a CDS encoding magnesium transporter CorA family protein, translating into MTTFIEMEAGLKILPAFANRCWVNVECPDEDDFNFLTQELNIPEEFLSDIADLDERPRTEHEGDWQLTILRIPVESNIQGAPYTTVPIGIITNERATVSVCYKKSQMLPDFINHIRRKSINFESQSDFITRLIYSSAVWFLKYLKIIYLEVTTAEKALESSIRNEDLLRIMRLQKSLVYFSTSIRGNEAMLGRLRTVNKAQIVDPELIEDVVIELRQAYNTVNIYSDIVTGTMDAFASIISNNVNTIMKRMTSLSIVLMVPTLIASFYGMNVDIHIGKIPYAFVGIVLFSLLLSVLAFYIFRKIKWF
- the mscL gene encoding large-conductance mechanosensitive channel protein MscL codes for the protein MAKFIQEFKEFALKGNVMDMAVGIIIGGAFGKIVSSMVNDILMPPLGLLIGNTFADKKTILHPAVMDPATGEVTKEAITLNWGMFIQNTVDFLIIAFVIFLMIKGINSLRKKQPEPVAEAPADPVDIQLLKEIRDELKKSNQQ
- the ruvB gene encoding Holliday junction branch migration DNA helicase RuvB: MENPFDIRNEQLSSQGEKEIENVLRPLSFESFSGQDKVVENLGIFVQAAKLRGESLDHVLLHGPPGLGKTTLSNIIAYELGVGMKITSGPVLDKPGDLAGLLTSLEPNDVLFIDEIHRLSPVVEEYLYSAMEDYRIDIMLDKGPSARSIQIDLSPFTLVGATTRSGLLTAPLRARFGINLHLEYYDAITIKKIILRSASILDVFCADDAAAEIASRSRGTPRIANSLLRRVRDFAQVKGNGAIDKPIACYALEALNIDRYGLDQIDNKLLTTIIDKFGGGPVGLTTIATALGEDPGTIEEVYEPFLIKEGFIKRTPRGREVTELAYKHLGRSMHPSQPTFFDEI